In Montipora capricornis isolate CH-2021 chromosome 4, ASM3666992v2, whole genome shotgun sequence, a single genomic region encodes these proteins:
- the LOC138044578 gene encoding counting factor associated protein D-like produces MVKVVLCFKSSANNNRSIRKRLIILSFAVLAAIVCYTFHKDEVPGIEKRVTRHMSKVGEVLQFPDEYHTKGVLSLPYGDIVEPFEAWYSKTKKMSRIDYYHGMDRTFQREDLGRHGFACKIVPEYSEIKQKTFTGCLHRRGTKKFPIKAQSIIPAPLYFKYSGDAELSGFQCAKWEHSFTVYDKVNTYTLYTTKTRPPKPVRYEMMGYDTLLSSYYDHYILDYNEFEAWKFNYSIFDVPTDLQCFDFSGEKLEKSLGEINPMVEFMPHDISGSPFTLSHPSNFASNTPSPPTSDPLQYLLETLNKMPLINRGSLVAPTIATAQLSTQRKHIIHTSPDHTGRSVSKSSNTDVKSGYQVAMRHYEDIVNTLFESFKMAYKKTYVSKREHETRKDIYRHNLRFIKSRNRQHLGYRLKTNHMADLTEEEIERIKGLLKETNYNAVNGGRKFKIPKGRNASNLPDNVDWAKSGAVNPVRSQGICGSCYAYSVTGAMEGAYFIKTGTLLNLSEQQIIDCSWGFGNRGCKGGYPHRAMQWVIKHGGLATEASYGRYLAQEGLCHFKNTTTGAKLDFYMNITKGNSSELQQAVAFYGPVSILINTQPKSFKFYGSGIYYDPECTHALDHAALAVGYGVEKGEPYWLIKNSWSKAWGDEGYIKIAMKNDNCGVLQKAVVVKIMD; encoded by the exons ATGGTGAAGGTTGTGTTGTGTTTCAAATCGTCTGCAAATAACAATCGAAGTATCCGCAAGCGACTTATAATTCTCTCCTTTGCAGTGTTAGCCG CTATCGTCTGTTACACTTTCCACAAAGATGAAGTCCCGGGTATTGAGAAGCGAGTGACACGTCACATGTCAAAAGTCGGCGAAGTTTTGCAGTTCCCTGATGAGTATCACACCAAGGGCGTTCTTTCGCTTCCTTATGGAGATATTGTGGAGCCTTTTGAAGCTTGgtattcaaaaacaaaaaagatgaGCAGAATTGACTACTATCATG GGATGGACAGAACCTTTCAACGCGAGGATCTTGGCAGGCATGGGTTTGCTTGCAAAATTGTTCCCGAATACTCTgaaataaaacagaaaactTTCACTGGCTGTTTGCACAGGAGAGGGACTAAGAAGTTTCCGATAAAAGCTCAAAGTATTATTCCTGCACCGCTGTATTTCAAG TATTCTGGTGATGCAGAGCTGAGTGGATTTCAATGCGCTAAGTGGGAACATTCCTTCACAGTTTATGACAAAGTTAACACATACACTTTATACACGACTAAAACGCGACCACCCAAACCAGTACGCTATGAAATGATGGGTTATGACACCCTTCTGTCATCTTACTATGACCACTATATATTGGACTACAACGAGTTTGAGGCTTGGAAATTCAACTACAGCATCTTTGATGTACCAACGG ACCTCCAGTGCTTCGATTTTTCCGgcgaaaaacttgagaaatCCCTAGGTGAAATAAACCCCATGGTAGAGTTCATGCCTCACGATATTTCAGGGTCACCTTTCACCCTCTCACATCCATCGAACTTTGCATCAAATACGCCATCGCCACCAACCAGTGATCCATTACAATATCTCCTGGAAACTTTAAACAAAATGCCGCTTATAAACAGAGGCAGTTTGGTTGCGCCTACAATAGCTACAGCCCAGCTGTCTACGCAGAGGAAGCATATCATTCACACGTCACCAGACCATACGGGAAGAAGTGTTTCAAAGAGTTCAAATACGGATGTAAAATCCGGTTATCAAGTTGCTATGCGACACTATGAAGACATTGTGAATACCTTGTTTGAGTCATTTAAGATGGCTTATAAAAAGACTTATGTTTCAAAACGAGAACACGAGACGAGGAAAGATATCTATAGACATAATTTGAG ATTTATCAAGTCCAGAAACCGCCAACACCTGGGCTACAGATTGAAGACAAACCATATGGCGGACTTGACTGAGGAGGAGATAGAACGAATAAAAGGACTATTGAAGGAGACTAATTACAATGCAGTGAATGGTGGAAGAAAATTCAAAATACCAAAAGGAAGAAATGCCTCGAATCTACCCGATAACGTAGATTGGGCCAAATCGG GTGCCGTTAATCCTGTAAGAAGTCAAGGAATTTGCGGATCGTGTTACGCTTATTCGGTGACAGGTGCAATGGAGGGAGCGTATTTTATTAAG ACTGGTACCCTTTTAAATTTGTCCGAACAGCAGATTATTGACTGTTCTTGGGGGTTTGGTAACCGCGGCTGTAAAGGTGGATATCCGCATCGAGCGATGCAGTGGGTAATCAAACACGGAGGACTGGCTACTGAAGCAAGTTATGGACGATATCTAGCGCAG GAGGGATTATGTCATTTCAAGAACACGACAACCGGAGCAAAGCTTGACTTTTACATGAACATTACAAAAGGAAATTCGAGTGAGCTTCAGCAGGCAGTCGCTTTTTATGGCCCTGTCAGTATTCTTATCAACACGCAGCCGAAGTCATTCAAATTCTATGGATCAGGGATTTACTACGACCCAGAATGCA CTCACGCACTGGACCACGCTGCCTTAGCTGTAGGTTATGGAGTGGAAAAAGGCGAACCCTATTGGCTGATCAAGAACTCTTGGTCCAAGGCTTGGGGTGATGAAGGGTACATCAAGATCGCTATGAAAAACGACAACTGTGGTGTACTGCAGAAAGCTGTCGTAGTAAAAATCATGGACTAA